One Verrucomicrobiota bacterium DNA window includes the following coding sequences:
- a CDS encoding DUF1501 domain-containing protein: MGIGSVALAWLLREENLLATPPNIPRGPQSFDLKPKAPLFRPRARAMISLFMHGGPSHIDLFDPKPELTRRSGEDFAGEITFSFIDRATKKLFGSPWKFEKRGQSGIEVSELLPHFASIVDDVTLIRSMHTDINGHEPSIWFMNTGKSQPGRPALGSWLTYGLGTESQSLPAYVVLTDPGGHPVDGVRNWSNGWMPPLFQGTIVRSAEPRILNLEPPPHLKGELQEQNLAFLARLNRDHLSRHPGETDLEARIASYELAARMQTAAKEALDLTGESEATKKLYGLDESVTREYGTRCLIARRLVERGVRFVQLFVNGQIWDNHESIKTSLVNCCRKTDQPSAALVKDLKARGLLDTTIVHWGGEIGRLPVTENHGAAEKAGRDHNGQGFSSWLAGGGIKGGMTYGETDEFGHKAVVNPVSPNDYHATLLHLFGLDHTKLLYFHNGQEERITDGKPCRVVREILA; the protein is encoded by the coding sequence ATGGGTATCGGCAGCGTCGCCCTCGCGTGGCTGTTGCGGGAGGAAAACCTGCTCGCCACGCCGCCGAACATTCCGCGCGGGCCACAGTCCTTTGACCTGAAGCCCAAGGCCCCGCTGTTCCGTCCACGCGCCCGCGCCATGATCTCGCTCTTCATGCACGGCGGACCGAGCCACATCGACTTGTTCGACCCGAAACCGGAACTGACCCGGCGCAGCGGTGAGGATTTTGCAGGAGAGATAACTTTCAGCTTTATCGATCGCGCGACCAAGAAACTCTTCGGCAGTCCGTGGAAATTTGAGAAGCGTGGCCAGAGCGGAATCGAAGTGTCGGAACTGCTCCCGCACTTTGCAAGCATTGTGGATGACGTGACGCTCATCCGCTCCATGCACACGGACATCAACGGGCACGAACCTTCGATCTGGTTCATGAACACTGGCAAATCCCAGCCAGGCCGGCCCGCGCTCGGCTCGTGGCTCACCTATGGCCTCGGCACCGAAAGCCAGAGTTTGCCCGCCTACGTGGTGCTGACCGATCCCGGCGGGCATCCGGTGGACGGCGTGCGCAACTGGTCCAACGGCTGGATGCCGCCGTTGTTTCAGGGAACGATTGTGCGCTCGGCTGAGCCGCGCATTCTGAACCTCGAACCGCCGCCGCACTTGAAAGGCGAATTGCAGGAGCAGAACCTCGCTTTCCTCGCCCGGCTCAATCGCGATCATCTATCGCGTCATCCCGGCGAAACCGACCTCGAGGCGCGCATCGCCAGCTACGAACTCGCCGCGCGGATGCAGACCGCCGCGAAGGAGGCGCTCGATCTGACCGGCGAAAGCGAAGCCACGAAAAAACTTTACGGCTTGGACGAATCCGTCACCCGCGAATACGGCACGCGCTGCCTGATCGCCCGCCGACTGGTCGAGCGCGGTGTTCGGTTCGTGCAACTCTTCGTCAACGGCCAGATCTGGGACAACCACGAGAGCATCAAGACCAGTCTCGTCAATTGTTGCCGCAAGACCGACCAGCCGTCCGCCGCGCTCGTCAAGGACCTCAAGGCGCGCGGCCTGCTCGATACCACGATCGTCCATTGGGGCGGCGAGATCGGTCGGCTGCCCGTGACCGAGAACCACGGCGCGGCCGAGAAGGCCGGACGCGATCACAACGGCCAGGGCTTCAGCAGTTGGCTCGCGGGCGGCGGGATCAAGGGCGGCATGACGTATGGCGAGACCGACGAGTTCGGGCACAAAGCAGTCGTGAATCCCGTCAGCCCGAACGACTATCACGCCACGCTGCTTCACCTCTTCGGCCTCGACCACACGAAACTTCTTTACTTCCACAACGGCCAGGAAGAACGCATCACCGACGGCAAACCGTGTCGTGTGGTGAGGGAGATTTTGGCCTGA